Within Oceanicoccus sp. KOV_DT_Chl, the genomic segment CCGTTATTTGTTCCGCTGTTGCGACGGAAATGGATGCACTACTTATTAAAGTCGCTCCAATCGCTGAAGCTATTATTGATCGCTTGAACATAGTCTCTCCCTTGCCTTTGATTATTAAGTACTGCTTTTTTATCATGCCCTTCAGCCAATGGCTGGATTACGGCAAGCCTGTTATTTGATCAATATAGAGGAGATTAACTCACTCCACCAGTTGCTAAACGAATCTTTACATCTGGGTAGAGGCTAGTTACTTTTCCTCGCAAAATTGAATTTGTGTGCCCAACGTATCGTTCTGATCAATATCCCAAACCTGCCAATTTTCAAGGCCTTGTCTAGGTATTTCGCTGGTCATTGCACTGCCCTGGGCAACAACATTAGCTGCTGCTTGTTGCAGATCATCCACGGAATAAGAAATCAGGAAGAAGCCTTCTCCATGCTGCTGCAAATGTTTACCTGGAATACCTGTCATATCGACTGGCTGCACCAATACCAACCAACTATCACCAACTTTGGAGCGAGCGGTTTTAACACCTCTGCCTGGCAAGTCATCAATAACAAAATTATCTATACCTAGCAGTTTACGATACCGATCAATCCCGGCACTTAGATCTTCTACGATAAAATTGATGTGGTGGATCTTTGTAACAGACATAAAAAAACCTATAAAAATGAGCGCTGCTCTTTCTATAGGCTTTATTTACAGGTTTGGCAAGACTTACTCTACCGTCACCGACTTAGCCAGATTGCGTGGCTGGTCCACATCAGTACCTTTTAACACAGCCACATGATAAGAAAGTAATTGCAGTGGGATGGTATAGATAATGGGGGCAATAATATCAGCCACGGACGGCACTTTAATTACATTAAGCCCCGAGCTATTTTCAAAGCCTGACGCGGCATCGGCGAACACAAATAACTCACCGCCACGTGCTTGCACTTCTTGCAGATTGGATTTTAATTTTTCCAATAAATCATCATTAGGCGCAACCGCGACTACTGGCATATCTGCATCAACCAGTGCTAACGGTCCATGTTTTAATTCACCTGCAGCATAACTTTCAGCATGGATATACGAAATCTCTTTCAACTTTAATGCGCCCTCCATCGCAATAGGCCACATCGCACCGCGTCCCAAAAACAACGAATGGTGTTTTTCTGCGAAAGATTCTGACATTTGGTGGATAGCTGTATCCAGCGCAAGGGTCTGCTCTAATTTTTCTGGCAGTTGTTTTAGCGCGGCAACTATTTCTGCCTCCTCGTTTGCGGACAATTGATGACGACGTCCCAGTGCCACGGTTAATAAAATTAACGCCACCAACTGTGTGGTAAATGCTTTAGTGGAAGCAACACCAATTTCCGGACCCGCTTCGGTCATTAGTGCCAAATCTGATTCCCGCACCAAAGAGCTCTGTGCGACGTTACAGATTGTCATGGTTGCGGTGTACCCTAAAGTTTTAGCTAAGCGAAGAGCGGCTAATGAATCTGCGGTTTCACCGGATTGGGATATAGTCACTAATAAGGTATTTTCCTGTACTACTAACTTTCGATAGCGAAACTCACTGGCAATTTCCACCCGACAAGGAACACCAGCTATACCTTCTATCCAGTATTTAGCGACCATCGCTGCATGATAACTAGTGCCACAAGCCACGATTTGTACGGCTTTGGTTTTGTCTAATATGGCTTTTGATTCAATACCAAAAGCCTGCTCTAAAATTTGGTTTTTACCTAACCGACCCTGTAGCGTATTTCGTATCACCTTGGGTTGCTCATAAATTTCTTTGAGCATGTAGTGGCGATACTTTCCTTTGTCCGCGGCTTCCGCCGAATCAGTTAACTGTAATTGCTCCCGCTCAACTTCTTGACCGTCTTTATCCCATATCTGATAGCTATCCGGCGTAATTTCAGCAAAATCCCCTTCGTCTAAATATATAAAGCGATCGGTTACCTGGCGCAGCGCTAATTGATCTGAAGCTAAAAAGTTTTCTCCAATACCCAAGCCTAATACTAATGGGCTCCCACTACGGGCACATAAAATTTTCTCTGGTTCGCTCTTATCAATAACGGCTAAACCAAACGCACCTTCCAGTTCTTTTACGGCTATCTTAACCGCTTCTCTCAAATTTAAGCCGGTAATAATTTTTGAGTGGATCAAGTGGACGATAGTTTCGGTATCAGTTTGTGATAAAAACTCATACCCTTGGGCGGTTAATTTTTCACGCAGCTCTTCGTGGTTTTCAATAATACCGTTATGCACTAATGCAATCTGATCTGATGATATATGTGGGTGAGCATTGGCTTCTGAAGGCTGACCGTGCGTTGCCCAACGGGTATGTGCAATACCAGTAGAGCCTGGCAGTGGTGTTTGTTGCAGCGCTTCATCTAATACCGCAACTTTGCCTAAACGTTTATGACAACCTATGGCACCTTTGCTATCAACAATGGCTACACCTGCGGAATCGTAGCCGCGATATTCCAGACGCTTTAACCCTTCTACCAATATAGCTGAAACTTTTCTGCGCGCTGCTGCGCCAACTATGCCACACATAACTTTTCCATTTTCATGCTCTCATTTAGGACGAGCGTATTTATTTTCTTGACAACTATTTTTTACTTGGACGTTTCCAGCCATCAATGTTCCGCTGCTTGCCTCTGGCCACACCTAATTGCTCGTCGGCAACATTGGCTGTAATAATTGATCCTGCAGCTATAGTCGCATTTTTTCCAACACTAACCGGTGCCACCAACGCGGTGTTTGAACCAATAAATGCACCATCGCCAATAGTAGTCACAGATTTATTCACCCCATCATAATTACAAGTAATGGTGCCTGCACCTATGTTGGCACCTTTACCTATATTACTATCACCAATATAGGATAAATGATTCACCTTGCTGCCTTCGCCTATAGTAGCTTTTTTGGTTTCAACAAAATTGCCTATTTTGGCTTTATTACTCAATACTGTGCCAGGACGTAAGCGGGCAAATGGACCAATATCGCACGCTTCTCCAACTATCGCATTTTCTAGCACACTGTTAGCTTTGATCACCGAACCTTGGCCAATGGTTGAATTTTCGATGACACAATTAGGGCCAATAGTCACGTCATCGGCAATACTGACATCACCAACAAACACACAATTTATATCAATAAAAATATCCTGACCTATGGTTAAATTGCCACGAATATCAATGCGCTGTGGATCTGCTAACGTTGCTCCTTCGGACATTAACCGCTGTGCTTGTTGCAGTTGGTAAAAACGCTCTAGTGCTGCCACCTGTTGGCGATTATTCGCGCCCTCAACTTCCATCGTTGTTTCAGGGTGTTGCGCCAACACTTGCATTCCGTCAGCGACAGCTAAAGCAATAATATCTGTTAAATAATACTCACCCTGCGCATTATTCGCTGACAAGGTCGGCAACCATTGTTTTAACTTTTTAGCCGATACCGCCAGAATACCCGTATTCACTTCTGTGATTTCAAGTTGCGCCGCGTTCGCATCTTTTTGTTCAACAATGGCTTTTATCGAGCCCGCTTCACGCACTATGCGCCCATAGCCTGCAGGAATGTCCAAATGTACGGTTAATAAAGATAGGGTGTCATCACTTGCTGCACTGACTAAAGAAGACAATGTTTGATTAGCAACCAGTGGCACATCGCCATAGGCTACTAAAACTACACTATCATCATTGATGGTTGGCAATGCCTGCGCCACAGCATGACCCGTCCCTAACTGTTTCTCTTGTACCACCCAATTAATGTCCGCGTCTTGAATATTGGCCTTAACCTGATCCGCGCCATGCCCGATAACCACATGAATAACATCTGCCCCAATTTGTTTTGCACTTTCAATCACATGTGCAACCATCGGCTTGCCTGCAACTTGATGCAAAACTTTGGGGAGTTTGGAGCGCATGCGAGTGCCCTGTCCCGCAGCGAGAATAACAACCTCTGTTGTCACGTAAGTTCCTTTTGTTGAATTTAAACCGCTATCAATCTGATTATTAGCTAATTAATGAATGCTCAATGCAGTCTTATTATTGTAGAAGCCTAAATAAAAAAGGGTAGCCGAAGCTACCCTTTTATCCGTAAATATTGCCTGCTTAACACTTAGCCAAACTTTTTACGTATTGCCTGTAAAGTCCTTAATTGCGCTGTTGCAGCAGCTAATTGCGCAGAAGCACGGCCATAATCAAAATCGCCGTTTTGATTGGCAATCGCATGCTCAGCTTCTTTCTGTGCTTCCAGTGCTGAAGCCTCATCAATATCGTCTGCACGTAATGCGGTATCCGCCAATACACTAACAGTACCAGGCTGAACTTCTAAATAGCCGCCTGACACATAATAGACTTCTTCTTCGCCATTTTGCTTCTTGATACGAATGGGGCCTGGTTGCAACGAAGTAAGCAATGGTGCGTGACCATAGCCAATACCCAAGTCGCCTAAAGCGCCGCTAGCAACAAGCATTTCAACCAAACCGGAAAAAATTTCCTGCTCAGCACTAACGATGTCACAGTGAATAGTCATAGCCATAAAATAACACGCCTATCAGTTCTTGATAGAAGAGTAAGGAAACGCCAAAGCGCCTACTTACATCTTCTTCGCTTTTTCCAGTACTTCTTCGATACCACCACACATATAGAACGCCTGCTCTGGAATGTGATCGTATTCGCCCGCCAACAGGCCTTTGAAGCTGGCAATAGTTTCTTTCAAAGAAACATACTTACCTGGTGAACCGGTAAATACTTCTGCTACGTGGAATGGTTGTGACAGGAAACGCTCAATTTTACGTGCGCGGTTTACTGTCTGCTTATCTTCTTCAGATAATTCATCCATGCCCAAAATAGCGATGATATCTTTCAATTCTTTATAACGCTGCAGTACCGACTGTACGCCACGAGCAACATTATAGTGCTCCTGACCAATGATCAGCGGATCCAGCTGACGTGAAGTACTGTCCAGTGGATCTACCGCAGGGTAAATACCTTTCGCGGCTATATCACGGCTCAGTACAACGGTTGAATCCAAGTGAGCAAAAGTGGTAGCAGGCGATGGATCGGTCAAGTCATCCGCTGGTACGTATACCGCCTGGATAGAAGTAATCGAACCTGTCTTGGTAGATGTAATACGCTCTTGTAACTCACCCATTTCCTGAGCCAGTGTTGGCTGATAACCAACCGCAGAAGGCATACGGCCTAACAGTGCAGATACCTCGGTACCAGCCAATGTGTAACGGTAGATATTATCAACGAACAACAGTACGTCTTTACCTTCGTCACGGAATTTTTCCGCCATGGTCAAACCGGTCAAGGCTACACGTAGTCTGTTCCCTGGTGGCTCATTCATCTGACCATAAACCATCGCTACTTTGGATTTGTTAAATTCTTTAACGTTAACAACGCCGGCTTCCTGCATCTCGTAGTAGAAATCGTTACCTTCACGAGTACGCTCACCAACACCAGCGAATACGGATAAACCTGAGTGCTCAGTCGCGATGTTATTGATTAACTCCATCATGTTTACAGTTTTACCAACACCGGCACCACCGAACAGACCAACTTTACCACCCTTGGCAAACGGACAAACCAAATCGATAACTTTGATACCCGTTTCCAACAATTCTTCAGAAGCGGCCAACTCGTCATAAGCAGGTGCTTTGCGGTGAATCGCTGAACGTTCTTTTTCGCCGATTGGACCACACTCATCGATTGGGTTACCCAACACATCCATGATCCGGCCCAGTGTTTCAATACCAACTGGTACTGATATGGGCGCCTTGGTATTTTCTACGGATAAACCGCGGCTAATACCTTCTGATGAACCCATTGCAATGGCACGAACAATACCGTCGCCTAATTGCTGTTGCACTTCCAGGGTTAAACCTTTTTCAGTAACCATCAGTGCATCATAAACCTGAGGTACTGCATCGCGTGGAAATTCCACATCGATTACCGCACCAATGATTTGAACGATTTGTCCGCTACTCATTTCCGATTCCTCTTTAGGATTTGGATTTTCCGGATTCACTTCTCTTTTAGAAGCGTCACCATCAAAATTAAATTCTGTTTGCATCTTTGCTCGGGGCCAGGTCTTTAGCGCTGATCCCACTTATCCCATGCAGCATTAATTACTGATTGCTGCTGCACCACTTACAATTTCTGAAAGCTCTTGGGTAATCGCTGCTTGACGCGCTTTGTTGTAAACCAATTGCAGGTTATCGATTAAGTCACCCGCATTATCGGTTGCATTTTTCATCGCCAGCATCCGCGCAGCTTGCTCACAAGCGCCATTTTCAACGACTGCCTGATACACTTGTGACTCAACATAGCGCGTCAATAAGCCTTCCAGCAGCTCCTGCGCATCGGGCTCATAAAGATAATCCCAATGATGCTTTAAACCTTTATCGTCATCTGCTTCCAACGGCAATAACTGTTCTACCGTTGGCGTTTGCGTCATGGTATTAACAAATTGATTACTGACCAGATACAACTTGTCGATTTTACCGTCCGCGTAGGCATCCAACATAACTTTCACGCCGCCAATTAAATCGGCAATCGCTGGGTCTTCACCTAAATCGCGCACTGCAGCAACTACATTACCGCCATAGCTGTTAAAGAATGCCGCTGATTTTGCGCCAACTACACACAAATCAATCTCGGTTTCTTTCGCTGCATAAGCTTGCATGCTTTTAATTGCCGCTTTAAACAAGTTGGTGTTTAAGCCGCCACACAAACCACGGTCGGTTGAAACCACTACAAAGCCAACACGTTTTACTTCGCGCTGCACCATGTACATGTGCTTGTACTCAGGATTAGCGTTAGCAATATGTCCAACTACCGAGCGAATACGCTGTGCATAAGGCTTACCAACCTGCATGCGGTCTTGGGCCTTACGCATTTTACTGGCGGCAACCATTTCCATTGCGCTAGTAATTTTCTGCGTACTTTTAATACTCGATATCTGAGTCCGTATTTCTTTTCCGCTTGCCATTTTCTCTACCTATCAAAGGCTAACTCGGTATTTAGGGGCCAGAGCTAAAGATCTGGCCCCACTATTAATAAGAGGCATTGAACCTCTTATTAATAGGTCTGTGTAGATTTAAATTTCTCTACCAATTCAACAAACTTGGCTTTGTAGTCATCGTTCCAATCACCACTGGCAGCAATAGCACTCATGGTGTCGGCGTATTCGCTTTTGGCAAATGACAATAAAGCCGATTCAAAGTCACCTATTTTTTCTACGGGAACATCAGATAGGTGACCTTCGTTTGCGCAGTAAACCATCAAGCCCATTTCAGCAACACTCTGTGGTGCATACTGCTTTTGCTTCATTAATTCAGTTACACGCTCACCATTATCTAACTGTGCCTTAGTCGCATCATCCAAATCTGAAGCGAACTGGGAGAACGCTGCCAATTCACGATACTGCGCCAAAGAAGTACGAATACCGCCAGACAATTTTTTCATGATTTTGGTTTGAGCCGCACCACCAACACGCGATACCGAAATACCGGCATCCATTGCTGGACGATTACCGGAGTTAAACATGTCAGCTTCAAGGAAGATCTGACCATCGGTAATAGAGATTACGTTAGTTGGTACGAATGCCGATACGTCACCAGCTTGTGTTTCGATAACTGGCAAGGCTGTCAGTGAACCGGTTTTACCTTTCACTTCGCCGTTAGTAAATTTCTCTACGTAATCAGCGTTAACACGAGCTGCACGCTCCAACAAACGCGAGTGCAAATAGAAAACATCACCAGGATATGCTTCACGACCTGGCGGACGACGAAGCAACAAAGAAATCTGACGATAAGCCCACGCTTGCTTGGTCAAATCATCATAAATGATCAAGGCATCTTCACCGCGATCACGGTAATACTCACCCATTGTACAACCAGCAAATGGCGCCAGGAACTGCATCGCAGCTGGATCAGAGGCGGTAGCCGCAACAATAATGGTGTGGTCCATAGCACCGTGTTCTTCTAATTTACGAACAACAGCTGCAATAGATGATGCCTTCTGGCCAATCGCTACGTAGACACACTTAATACCAGAACCTTTCTGGTTAATAATCGCATCAACCGCAATAGCTGTTTTACCAATCTGACGGTCACCGATAATCAACTCACGCTGGCCACGGCCAATTGGCACCATCGCATCAACCGCTTTCAAACCAATTTGCACTGGCTGATCAACCGATTGACGCTCGATAACACCTGGCGCTACTTTTTCGATAAAGTCAGTTTCTTTTGCGTTGATTGGGCCTTTGCCATCTATA encodes:
- a CDS encoding VOC family protein, whose translation is MSVTKIHHINFIVEDLSAGIDRYRKLLGIDNFVIDDLPGRGVKTARSKVGDSWLVLVQPVDMTGIPGKHLQQHGEGFFLISYSVDDLQQAAANVVAQGSAMTSEIPRQGLENWQVWDIDQNDTLGTQIQFCEEK
- the glmS gene encoding glutamine--fructose-6-phosphate transaminase (isomerizing), with translation MCGIVGAAARRKVSAILVEGLKRLEYRGYDSAGVAIVDSKGAIGCHKRLGKVAVLDEALQQTPLPGSTGIAHTRWATHGQPSEANAHPHISSDQIALVHNGIIENHEELREKLTAQGYEFLSQTDTETIVHLIHSKIITGLNLREAVKIAVKELEGAFGLAVIDKSEPEKILCARSGSPLVLGLGIGENFLASDQLALRQVTDRFIYLDEGDFAEITPDSYQIWDKDGQEVEREQLQLTDSAEAADKGKYRHYMLKEIYEQPKVIRNTLQGRLGKNQILEQAFGIESKAILDKTKAVQIVACGTSYHAAMVAKYWIEGIAGVPCRVEIASEFRYRKLVVQENTLLVTISQSGETADSLAALRLAKTLGYTATMTICNVAQSSLVRESDLALMTEAGPEIGVASTKAFTTQLVALILLTVALGRRHQLSANEEAEIVAALKQLPEKLEQTLALDTAIHQMSESFAEKHHSLFLGRGAMWPIAMEGALKLKEISYIHAESYAAGELKHGPLALVDADMPVVAVAPNDDLLEKLKSNLQEVQARGGELFVFADAASGFENSSGLNVIKVPSVADIIAPIIYTIPLQLLSYHVAVLKGTDVDQPRNLAKSVTVE
- the glmU gene encoding bifunctional UDP-N-acetylglucosamine diphosphorylase/glucosamine-1-phosphate N-acetyltransferase GlmU; amino-acid sequence: MTTEVVILAAGQGTRMRSKLPKVLHQVAGKPMVAHVIESAKQIGADVIHVVIGHGADQVKANIQDADINWVVQEKQLGTGHAVAQALPTINDDSVVLVAYGDVPLVANQTLSSLVSAASDDTLSLLTVHLDIPAGYGRIVREAGSIKAIVEQKDANAAQLEITEVNTGILAVSAKKLKQWLPTLSANNAQGEYYLTDIIALAVADGMQVLAQHPETTMEVEGANNRQQVAALERFYQLQQAQRLMSEGATLADPQRIDIRGNLTIGQDIFIDINCVFVGDVSIADDVTIGPNCVIENSTIGQGSVIKANSVLENAIVGEACDIGPFARLRPGTVLSNKAKIGNFVETKKATIGEGSKVNHLSYIGDSNIGKGANIGAGTITCNYDGVNKSVTTIGDGAFIGSNTALVAPVSVGKNATIAAGSIITANVADEQLGVARGKQRNIDGWKRPSKK
- a CDS encoding F0F1 ATP synthase subunit epsilon; translated protein: MAMTIHCDIVSAEQEIFSGLVEMLVASGALGDLGIGYGHAPLLTSLQPGPIRIKKQNGEEEVYYVSGGYLEVQPGTVSVLADTALRADDIDEASALEAQKEAEHAIANQNGDFDYGRASAQLAAATAQLRTLQAIRKKFG
- the atpD gene encoding F0F1 ATP synthase subunit beta, giving the protein MSSGQIVQIIGAVIDVEFPRDAVPQVYDALMVTEKGLTLEVQQQLGDGIVRAIAMGSSEGISRGLSVENTKAPISVPVGIETLGRIMDVLGNPIDECGPIGEKERSAIHRKAPAYDELAASEELLETGIKVIDLVCPFAKGGKVGLFGGAGVGKTVNMMELINNIATEHSGLSVFAGVGERTREGNDFYYEMQEAGVVNVKEFNKSKVAMVYGQMNEPPGNRLRVALTGLTMAEKFRDEGKDVLLFVDNIYRYTLAGTEVSALLGRMPSAVGYQPTLAQEMGELQERITSTKTGSITSIQAVYVPADDLTDPSPATTFAHLDSTVVLSRDIAAKGIYPAVDPLDSTSRQLDPLIIGQEHYNVARGVQSVLQRYKELKDIIAILGMDELSEEDKQTVNRARKIERFLSQPFHVAEVFTGSPGKYVSLKETIASFKGLLAGEYDHIPEQAFYMCGGIEEVLEKAKKM
- the atpG gene encoding F0F1 ATP synthase subunit gamma, with the protein product MASGKEIRTQISSIKSTQKITSAMEMVAASKMRKAQDRMQVGKPYAQRIRSVVGHIANANPEYKHMYMVQREVKRVGFVVVSTDRGLCGGLNTNLFKAAIKSMQAYAAKETEIDLCVVGAKSAAFFNSYGGNVVAAVRDLGEDPAIADLIGGVKVMLDAYADGKIDKLYLVSNQFVNTMTQTPTVEQLLPLEADDDKGLKHHWDYLYEPDAQELLEGLLTRYVESQVYQAVVENGACEQAARMLAMKNATDNAGDLIDNLQLVYNKARQAAITQELSEIVSGAAAISN
- the atpA gene encoding F0F1 ATP synthase subunit alpha, which encodes MQQLNPSEISEIIKSRIDQLDVSSEAQNEGTVVSVTDGIIRIHGLTNVMYGEMIEFEGGVYGMALNLERDSVGAVVLGDYRGIAEGQICKCTGRVLEVPVGPELQGRVVDALGMPIDGKGPINAKETDFIEKVAPGVIERQSVDQPVQIGLKAVDAMVPIGRGQRELIIGDRQIGKTAIAVDAIINQKGSGIKCVYVAIGQKASSIAAVVRKLEEHGAMDHTIIVAATASDPAAMQFLAPFAGCTMGEYYRDRGEDALIIYDDLTKQAWAYRQISLLLRRPPGREAYPGDVFYLHSRLLERAARVNADYVEKFTNGEVKGKTGSLTALPVIETQAGDVSAFVPTNVISITDGQIFLEADMFNSGNRPAMDAGISVSRVGGAAQTKIMKKLSGGIRTSLAQYRELAAFSQFASDLDDATKAQLDNGERVTELMKQKQYAPQSVAEMGLMVYCANEGHLSDVPVEKIGDFESALLSFAKSEYADTMSAIAASGDWNDDYKAKFVELVEKFKSTQTY